Proteins from one Mucilaginibacter jinjuensis genomic window:
- a CDS encoding PorP/SprF family type IX secretion system membrane protein: MNTLALRWLLLLMLLFKGLTGVAQDHLYSEFFNSPLYLNPALTGQFKADLRMNLIYRNQWTAVPGNLSYLSASIDYNVPQFGGGIGLLFNRSSEGTAFLTHTNIAGLYSYSVGSDDFVLSFGLQAGVTNRVIDYSKLLFDDQIDPTLGIISGATSAASLLPFNNKFYFDSGAGTNLAVADFNIGLAIQHLNRPNESFTGLTAKLPMRINTHISYRLDLDSYENNMDDDDKSYVIPSVVYYKQDKFYSYSVGMQYKRRGVNVGLSYRSGDSTQPSALVLSLIFDVFTNRDGGEKVRFGVSHDAAMKGLTYSNTAGSTEGSLGYETTLPNRMDAGTPRFEGARRCYEFY; the protein is encoded by the coding sequence ATGAATACTTTGGCTCTTAGATGGCTTTTGCTTTTAATGTTATTGTTTAAAGGTTTAACAGGTGTGGCGCAAGATCACCTATATTCAGAATTCTTTAACTCGCCTTTATATTTAAACCCTGCCCTTACCGGGCAGTTTAAAGCCGACCTGCGTATGAACCTGATTTACCGCAACCAATGGACAGCCGTACCGGGAAACTTATCTTATTTATCGGCATCAATAGATTATAATGTACCCCAATTTGGTGGTGGTATTGGCTTATTATTTAACCGCAGTAGTGAAGGAACAGCATTTTTAACACATACTAATATCGCAGGGCTCTATTCTTATAGTGTGGGATCAGATGATTTTGTATTGTCGTTCGGCTTGCAGGCAGGTGTTACCAACCGGGTGATTGATTATAGCAAGTTGCTTTTCGATGATCAGATAGACCCTACGCTTGGTATCATTTCGGGGGCAACTTCGGCAGCCAGCCTTTTACCGTTTAACAATAAATTTTATTTCGACTCTGGTGCGGGTACCAATCTGGCTGTTGCCGATTTCAATATCGGTTTGGCCATACAGCACCTTAACCGCCCAAACGAATCTTTCACCGGTTTAACGGCTAAACTACCGATGCGCATTAATACACACATTAGCTACCGTTTAGACCTCGACAGTTATGAAAACAATATGGATGATGATGATAAATCATACGTAATACCATCTGTTGTTTATTATAAGCAAGATAAGTTTTACTCTTACAGTGTGGGCATGCAATATAAACGCCGCGGTGTTAACGTAGGTTTATCGTACCGCAGCGGCGATTCGACCCAGCCAAGCGCATTGGTATTATCCTTAATATTTGATGTATTTACCAACAGGGATGGCGGCGAAAAAGTGCGTTTCGGTGTAAGCCATGATGCAGCTATGAAAGGCCTTACCTACAGCAATACTGCGGGCAGCACCGAAGGTAGTTTAGGCTATGAAACAACCCTGCCCAACCGCATGGATGCCGGAACACCACGATTTGAAGGCGCAAGGCGCTGCTATGAGTTTTATTAA
- a CDS encoding alpha/beta hydrolase, producing MKTRLLVSLLMFIACYANAQQKVIQLYNGAAPGSESWNWEEGVSEHNAANTRKVYNVVHPTLSIFLPDAAIATGTAVVICPGGSFQTLSIDNEGFEEAKWFNAHGVAAFVLKYRVIHSLTNDPVQEVLANRGTKSNAEAVAQVLPLAIADARLAISYVRKHAAEYKLSPSRIGIMGFSAGGTLAAASAYKYTAANRPNFVALLYPFFPPALQSEILADAPPMFIAAATDDDLGLAPHSVDIYQKWVASKHTAELHIYAKGKHGFGMRKQNLPTDNWIERFGEWLGLEGFLKL from the coding sequence ATGAAAACCCGCCTGTTAGTATCCTTATTGATGTTTATTGCCTGTTATGCAAACGCCCAGCAAAAAGTTATCCAACTTTATAATGGCGCAGCGCCGGGTTCAGAAAGCTGGAACTGGGAAGAAGGGGTAAGCGAACATAATGCGGCGAACACCCGTAAAGTTTATAACGTGGTACACCCAACGCTCAGCATTTTTTTGCCCGATGCAGCAATAGCTACAGGCACGGCAGTAGTTATTTGTCCGGGTGGAAGTTTTCAAACATTATCTATCGATAATGAGGGGTTTGAAGAAGCTAAATGGTTTAATGCGCATGGCGTTGCTGCTTTTGTACTTAAATATAGGGTAATTCACAGTTTAACTAACGATCCTGTGCAGGAAGTGCTGGCCAACAGGGGTACGAAAAGCAATGCTGAAGCAGTTGCACAGGTATTGCCACTCGCCATTGCCGATGCCCGGCTGGCCATAAGCTATGTGCGCAAACATGCTGCCGAGTACAAGTTGTCGCCATCGCGCATTGGTATAATGGGCTTTTCGGCAGGTGGTACACTTGCTGCTGCCTCGGCCTACAAATATACCGCTGCCAACAGGCCCAATTTTGTGGCTTTATTATATCCATTCTTTCCGCCGGCATTACAATCAGAAATATTAGCCGATGCTCCGCCCATGTTTATCGCTGCGGCTACCGATGATGATCTGGGGCTTGCCCCGCATAGTGTAGACATTTATCAGAAATGGGTGGCCTCAAAACATACTGCCGAGTTACATATTTATGCAAAGGGGAAACATGGTTTCGGTATGCGCAAACAAAACCTGCCGACTGATAACTGGATTGAGCGTTTTGGCGAATGGCTGGGCCTCGAAGGGTTCTTGAAACTTTAG